The Lolium rigidum isolate FL_2022 chromosome 2, APGP_CSIRO_Lrig_0.1, whole genome shotgun sequence genomic interval CAGCGCAACCCCATATACAACAGAGCTCGATCTCCCCAAAACATTCTGAAAGAATTAAAATGATATTGGAACTCTTAAAATTAGATCTGCTGCTGGTAATTCCTTTCATACTACACAACGTAAGCTAAGAGACTCTATTGAAGCTGGAATGACCATTTCAACAGCTCAAGCACGGCATACCCTGAGCAGCAGAGGTGCAGATTGCAGAGTAAGATCGCCACACGTGTTGGCATCGGCTGGGGAGAGACTGTTCGCACTGCAAATGGAtccagcaacaacaaccaccgCAACGTTGATGAGGAACGCCACGATGAAGGCGAGACTGCACTCGATGAGGAAGTAACGGCAGGCCACCTGTCCAAAACAAGATAACAACAAGGCCATTTAGCCACTCAGCAACAAACTGTAGCTAGTCGCCTCTACAGCACTCTCTCATATCCTCTGGGTTCTACAACCTACTTTGATACTTTGGTCTGACCGTGGGGTCTTCCTTGAGAGGACCAGGGCAGAGTGCAAGAACAAGTTGTACCTGCATGCATGTCACAGACAGGAGCATCATGAACTTTGCATCCATGGATAGATGCACAATAACCATGGTGATCATACCCTGATGACTAAATAAGGTCCTTACGGCGTGATGATAGCGCCAAAGAGCGCGATTGCATTGGCAGCAGCACCTTTCCCTCGCAGAGAGGGAACAAACATGCCCTTGGCCACCTCCCCTGCGGATGGCCTCAAGTAGCTCAGCTCTCCAAAGAAGCATCCTGCCATGGTGAACATGCACGCTGCTATGATGAACTCCAGTTTCCGGGCCTACACATGATGTTACATGGTAAGGTTAAATAAGCAATAACCTAGTAGCAGCCTACACGATAGCGTAACTGTGTAGATAGCTGAGAAATTTTCAAGGAGGCGCTTTTGTTTGTGTACCCCAAATCTCTGCACCCCAAGAAGCAAGAAGGTGCTGAACACTGTGAGGATAACTCCAACCCACACAGGAATTTTGAACAATATGTTGAATGCAAAAGCAGTACCCAACACTGCACTAAAAAACAGTATGTTAAGTAAATGCAAAACGCcgcaaagaaaataaataaataataaaagtAATACTGGTTTACTGATCAACCTTCAGGGATGTCATCAGAAATCACTGCCAGCTCAGCAACAATCCATAAGCAAGTATTGACAAAGCGGGGGTATTCTTCCCTGCAGAGTTCAGCCAGGTGCCTCCCTGTACAGAGATTCAGCAGTAAGTGTGGATTTGATGTACATAAATCAAGGAAAATAGCTCAGTGAAAATTACCTGTTTTCACTCCCAGGTTGGCGGCTAATGTTTGTATAAAGAGCGCAAAGATCATCCCAACTAAGACGACCCACAGAAGCTGTTCAGTATAATTAATAATACTGAGATTGGTGAAGAAAGTATGCCAGATACATAGAAAAAGTAGAGGAGATAAAAATATATGGATGGTTGAGTGTGTACTTTTTTTCCGTTTCTATATTGGTATTAGAAGAATTATTTCTCTTGATCAAATCTGTCATCTATTTTACTTATAACTAAAATTAGTGAAAAATATTGTTTGGTAATAGGCAAGACTTGTTTCTATTTCTCGTATTACTAATATTATTGTCCTAAAGGAGTCAACTATTGATAGTGCTTCCCCATAATAGCGCAATATTGATATGTACATATTCCTTCACAAGTAATCTAAGTCTACCTTGTCTGGAGGTCTGGGGTAAAGTGTTTCAAATACTGTGTTCTACATAAGTAATAAGCATTAAAAACATGCTTTTAAATTTAGATTCTTGTTCACTAAGGATACACTTAAGTTCAAAATTTGTATTTACAGGCCAGGATAAATATTCAGTGTAAACATAAGCTCAGAGCAAGGATAAAACTATGGGCTCATTTCTAAAATCAAAGTGTTTCTCAAAATGCATTTTGGAAGTCACTCCCTCTGCATGCCGatctttgtttcttatttttagatTGCATGCCCAAGCCAGCATGTTCTTCATGTATAAAGTGGGTGCTTTGCATTTGAGGAAACATAGATCAGTAACAGGTGCGCAAATTGGAGAAATCTTTCAATGGCCAAGCAAGGGAATGATCCACCGGTTCCAACTAAAAACTGATTCGAAGCTTCAGAGCTTTTGTTAACTACCAGATGATTCTTTATTTGAAGAAGTCAAATTTGGTTCTGTAAGTGTCACTAACTTGTAATAAAGGACTTCCACTTATGTGACATCAGATAGACAGTCACGGGACACAAATGATATACTCCTACTCCACATTAAGTCTACTAAACTAGTTATTTTCAAATTATACTCTCATATGAATTTGTAAACTTTTGTTCGCTATTGCATAGCATGCCACATAATTTAAAAGCACTCTTGTTTCTTTGCAGAACCCAAATAAATTGCAATGCCTCTGTTCTGTAAGTATATATTTCTCTTTCCGTATTAAACAACAAATAGATAGCAATTAGTTGGTAATAATAGTGGCAGTGCCCATTCGATACAAGAAACCAACAAATGTAATGTACCTCATACTTGAAGTCAGCCCCAGCTTGCATGTCAGTTTCCACTGAAATCACGCATCAGAAACAAGCTTTACCACCATGACAAACAATTTCTCTCCTACTTGTCAACAAAATGTATTTACACTTTATACAACACTGCAGAAATAACAGGAGCTTACTGTTGCTAGGATCCAGGAAGCCAACGGCCACAAGAGCTCCAGGCCCAACATGAGTCAAGAATTTCCTCCATTTTGGCTGCCACCACCCAGAAAAAGGGTTAGCACTGAACAGAAACAACTACACAACTCAACTCAACCTTAGAACCACCCGAATACACCTAAATGTAGCAGTATACCTGAACCTGAAATTTCCCATCTTTTTCGCCATCGGCAGTGCTGTATTTGTGATCGCCTGTGTCACTGCCACTCTCCACCACACCTCCATGGTGAACTTCTCGTCCAACCTCTGCCCTCTCACTACCCCCCTCCATTTTCTATTTCTAAGGTGCCTAACTCTGGAAGGACAATGCCTTGTTCTTTTCGACACAGCAACATACTTCTTCTGTATTTTATAGATCGGCGACCAGTTGCAGACTGTGCCACATGAACCTGCAAAGAAGACTGTGCCATATGAaacccaaacttcaaatacagtatAGGATGGCGAGTAGATGTCATGGTGGCTCCTGCCGATTCCACCCTGGTGATATATGCCTCTTAAATATGCTGCTCTTATACTTGGCCATGTATGGTCGTGGTAACACTTGAGCTGGTGCGATTAGTATAGAGGCAGCACCGTAATAAAAGGTGGACTTTAGTTTAACCTGTTCAAAGACAGTAACTTCACTCATACTTGAACTGTCACCACCAATAAAAGGTGTTTTTTGGTAAATTTCTTCAGGattgctttttttcttttcttctttggaGATAGACAAACCAGTTACTGCAATTTTGGCAAGCTCGGGTAAGCAATGCCTCGATTACAGGTGGGCCACAGGGGTAACTGCAGCCTAGCACAATGCCTCAGTTACGAAGAATAAGAAAACCTGCAAGAATTCTCTCAAGAACCGAGAGATATATTAAGCACGATCACGGATCTGGCCACCCGTCAAACCTGGAGGTCTAGCCACTGGTAATTTTTAACACAAGGCTACCCTTTCCCCCATACAAGGGTCCTCCTATCCTATGGGTCTTATGTCCTAGACCAATTATTCAGTGCTCCTATACGAAGTCTGATATGCAGCTTTACAGCTGCAAACCTGTAACTGATAAGAAAAATCAACGTCTCCACCTAAACTTCAGCAAACACGCTGATAAATTAGCAGGAAGATCACTGCCACTGATGTGGCTTTGCTTGTCCGTCCCTCGCCGATCATTTTGGAGCCTTCCCGGCAGCCATTTATCAGTGAAGGCAGCATAGTCCTGGAGGCTGCTCGGACCTGGTGCAGTCCACAACTATCCTTTGTTGCCATGCCGGTGTGATATCCTTAATAATACGTACGGCAGCGGATGAAAGGACACGATGCGTACTGCCAAGATTGTCATTATAAAGAAAAAACTAAACATTTGAACTCTATTCATCCAAGTTGGAGCTAGGAACCTAGGAGGATATTATCAGTAGTCAAGAAGTTAAGTAACCATCAATGAATTTTCACTGTACAAGTGCTAACCGAGGCACCTCGGACGGCTAGCTAGCTAGTAGTAGAATATACTAGTGGACGGAGATAGCAAGGCATCGCGTGGTGGTGAAAGCCAAGGATTACACATGGTGATGGCCTGATGGGCACttgcgttagggcatctccagcggcgcgacgcaaacggatgctgagcaaccgttttcgtccgccgtgaccggaaatgcgtctggggcctgctccagcggggcgacgtaaagtgaccgggccgtcagcggagacgcaaacctggatgGACATGCGGCAGATcttggacaagttccgcgcggaggtcgtcgactcctcttccgacgaggagtccgatgagtCGACGCAGActttggcaactactgcggcctccatgatccacgagttcacctctaacccggggccgcagcaccgggctctgtgaaggggcgctccaaaaacctgccgcgcaacagagtggaagggcaggcccgcctccacaaggactacttccacctcaccaatccgatcttcccggaaaaactgttccggcgccgatacaggatgtcaagggacctgttcttggtcattctacggggcgtcagaaactacgacccctacttccaatgcaggcgcgatgcaacaggtgcgttaggcttcacctcctaccaaaaatgctccgcggctattcgcatgctctcatatggaatggatgcggatatattcgatgagtatcttcgaatgggtgagagcacctgtcttgaggccatgtacaggttttgccgagccgtgattgccgtgttcggagagtattactgtagggagccaactgttgaggatacaaggcggctcctgtctatcaacgagtctatagGCTTCCCAGGAAtacttggcagcatagattgcatgcactggcagtggaaaactgtccatttggatgacaGGGTGCTtacagcgggcatgaggagggaaaaactgtcattcttgaagctgtcatatctcaagatttatggatttggcattcatactttggcatggccggttccaacaataacatcaatgtgttgcaccgatcaccggttttcaaccggctcatgcaaggcaaagctccccgggtgagctatgagatcaatggaaatgcatatggcaagccatattatcttgctgatggcatctaccctgactgggccacattggtgaagactgtccatAATCcagactccgagaagacgaggaggtttgccaagatgcaagaggcttgcaggaaagatgtggagcgcgcatttggtgtgctccaagctcggtgggcaattgtccgtcacccggcaagaacatggtcgctgaagaccatgcatgaggtgatgacatgctgtgtgatcatgcataacatgatcgttgagaacgagcgtcctgatgcccGCAATGAAAACCAATGggatttccaaggtgagctggttgcgtcAATTCctagagcttcatcttggcaggactatctacataggaatgtagaagtcactgacgagaacgtctccaaacagctacaaacggatctgattgagcatcagtggacattggctgaccatgaagatcatgcctagagaaatattatcttattttcatgtcgacttttaaaaatttaaatgtaataactatgactttgttgatttccttattttgttgtttggaaacttcataaattgatgcaaacgtgaaaatgcgtcggcccgctggaaccacccctaggtgcaaacggacgcgcggacaaaaacggtatgtcgagcgtccgccgcgcgacgcaaacggacatttcagacgtccaaaatgcgtcgcgccgctggagatgcccttagaccaGAATATCAAATTGTTCTTCTGAAACGAGATAGTAGAATAACAAAATTATTGGGTTGCTGAATGCTGACGCTCACCTGTGACATGCCGATCACCCCCATAGCGGCCGGCCGGCCACAGCGGGGGCGTGCCTGCGCCCTCGAACCAGCCAGCTAGATTGGAAGCAGCACGGCAGCACCGGCGAACGAGCACCAAGGACGCACGCGCATGTCCTTGATCCGCGTCGCTGTTTGTTCCCGCCGGTGATCCGGTGCAATCGAACGAAACCCCTCGTTGAGGCGCTGCCGTCGCGCGGTCATGCACGGCTCGCGCATTTTGTCGAACGGCTGGCGGGCGGCGAACACGCTCTCCGGTTGATCCAGCCGCGACCCGCAATCGATccaccgccgccgacgccgtacGATGCACTACGAGTGGCCAACCGGTCCTGCCTGGAAGTCCCCACCTGggagctcgtcgccggcgatggctgcggcCTGCGGCACAGATCGCCCATAGACAGACGACGTGTTTGGATTTTGTTTTACATACAGGTATACTACATTCCATTTCTCAGCTTTGGGTTTATCACATTTGAATTTTTTGCCATATTTTATAAAATGACAAGCTCGCAGTGTGCAATGCGGGCATATATTACGTCCTTAAATTTCATCACTTTGTGTCAAAAATCATGAAATCGACTCAAAATTATGTCCAACAGGTGGGGAAATctactttggctcataggtgtagacGCACTAtttaaaatcatattttaaaatgtctaaaAATTGTGAAAAAATATCAGTGTGTACACCTAGACATTCCACAGAAGTTTGACGGAGAATATTATTTTTTGTGGTCAGTGTAAAAAAAACAATTTCCAGCGCTCCAAAATAGCTTTTAGCGAGATATTTTATGTACTTTTTACATAGTGCACACAAAATGTTTTTTCCTGCCAAAATCTTGTGAGCTAGCATAGAATGTGACGATGCACtttggattttattttgaaatttttaaacattttaaaataaattgaaaatacatttttttaataataggtgcatctagacctatgagccaaaacaccatgtcccAACAGACGGGGCTTGTGTGTTAGGGTAAAATGGCACTCCCTTCTTTTTTATATTTATATGTAAGGCCACTTCGTATTTTTAAGGTAAAACTTTGACCAATAATTTAAGTAATGAATTACTAAGTTATATGACATTGAAAATATATTGTTGGACACATTTTCTTAATATGAATCTAATAATACAACTTTAGTGACATATAACTCATGTTTTGTTGTTAATTAAAGTTTTATCTCAAAATGATGATGGTCTTATATTTTAGAACGGAGGAAATCTTAAAATAAATTGGAATACTTCTCTAGCTTTCTGGAAAGAGAAATGATTTTGCACCTCGCACCTGGCGAGGGAGAACTGTAGAGAAGAGTAtcggagattgcacagcaccaatagggccggctgctcatatatatatagacggacacatgtacaattacaggtacaaccctgagaaaacacggggacctatatctatacaatatgttactcaacacccccgcagtcgaagggtcggcaccgacacacgGAGGCCGGAGCGAAACTCGGGAAAAGTCGTGGAtggcaatcccttcgtcatgatatcggcaaattgctgagacgtcggtacgtgaagaactcgaacgtgaccgagggcaacttgctcacgaacaaagtggatgtccaactcgatgtgcttggtacgccgatgatgaacggggttggcggagaggtagacagccgacacgttgtcgcagaaaaccaccgtagccttgtcaacgggacaagagagctcggacgaagccgacggagccatgtgcactcagccacagcgttagccacggcgcggtactcggcctcgAAGACCGGAGCgggacacggtgggctgcctcttggaagaccaagagacaagcgacgagccgaggtagacacgatgagccgctggtggagcggcgcGTATCCGGGCAACCCGCCCAGTCCGCGTCGAGTAGGCGACAAGGTCGGTCGACGTCGAGGGCGAAGCATGCAACGTCAAGCCGCAGCCCATGGTACCGCGGACGTAgcggagaatccgcttcaccgcggcccaatgagcatcccgaggagcatgcatatgcaagcacacctgctgcacgACGTGACCGGAGCTCCGGTCGCGTCGGTGTCAAGTACTGAAGAGCACCGACAATGGAGCGATAGAACGCGCGCGTCGGACGCCGGCGACCCATCACCGGCGGaaagcttggccttcgtgtcgacggGAGTAGGCGCAGGGTTGCGAGTTAAGCATCCCagcacgctcgagaagctcgtgggcatacttccgctgatggaggaagaatccgtccgcacgtcggacaacctcgatgccgaggaagtagtgaagcgggccaagatccttcaacgcgaactcagcgcgaaggcggtcggtgagctgccgaagaagaccagcggtggaggccgtcaggatgatgtcgtcgacgtacggCCAGCGAGGtatgccatgtcgttgccggtccggtagacaAACAGGGACGCATCGGAGCGCGTGGAGCGGAAGCCCAGGTGATGCGGAGAAGCCGGCGATGCGGCCGGTACCGGGCGCGGGCGCCTGCTTCGGTCCATACGGagaccgagagagcaagcacacgtcatcggggcgctcggtgtcgacgaagccgatgggTTGCCGACGGATAACCCTGTTCCTgcagatggccatgaaggaaggcgttggagacgtccatctgatgcacgggccacgcacgagacgcggcgaggtgcagcactcgtgcggatcgtgcccggtttgacaaccggggcaagcgtatccgtgaagtcgacgccggcgcgcTGCCGAAAACCGCGCACCACCCAggcgcgccttgtagcgctcgagagtaccgtcggagccgagcttgtgcttgaagacccatttgccggtgatgacattggcgcgagggggccggggaacGAGCTCCCGGGTCCTATTGCGGCGCGAAGCGCGTCGAactcctcctgcatggcggcacgccaatgcgggtcgcgcaaggcagcgcgagccgaggtgggcaccggcgaaggAGCGGTCGCCGAGCTGGTGGCAGAGCCGGTACTGGCCGGCCCGATGACCGGACTGGCCGGGCgacggtccggtcgaccgggcgcttgGCGGGTCGGCTGGTGGAGGGAcgccgccgtcgtgcggcaaTATGCTGTTGCCCGCTGGCCCAGCGGACATCcggtcggcggggtagcgtgtagGCGGCCGCCGTGCGCCTGCGCGggcgcgggtgagcatgggctcgggaaccgcagcgacgggtggcgaGACGGACGACGAAGAGGCGGCCGCCGCGGGTGATGGCGCCGCGGGCGGCGGGGACGCCTCGGACGTCGCGAGGTGCGGGCGAAGGGGACGCCGCAGGTGAGGCGCCGGCGCCGCGGGCGACGCGGGCGACGGGGGCACCGGGGACGTCTCGGACGTCGCGAGGGCGGGCGACGGGGACGCCGCGGGGAGGGCGCCGGTGGCGGCCGTGGGCGATGGCGCCGCGGGCGGCGGCTGGCGATGGCGCCGCGGGCGGCGACGGGGGCGCCGCGGGCGCCGAGGGACCGGCGGGGCCGGCACCGGGGGGGCCACCGCGGTCGGCGGCGTCGCGCGCGGCCGCGGGGAGGCCGGCGGGCGCCGGGGACGCCGAGGGACCGGGCGGGGCCGGCACCGGGGGGCCACCGCGGTCGgtcgtcggcgcgcggccgcGAGGGGGCCGGCGGGCGGCCGGGggcgtcgtcggaggtgtcgccatgagtcctcgctgaaacggaaaaaccaactcgtcaaagtacacgtgcgcGTGAAGTGAAGACACGATGGGAGACCGGGTCGTAACAGCGGtagcccttggtgttggcgggagtagcgagaaacacacaagggagggagcgcggcgcaagcttatgcgcggcggtggcggcggtgttaggaaaacaccggcagccgaagatgcggaggtcatcataggtgggcggcgcaccgtaaaggagatgatgcggcgtgtaggaccaacgcacacgacacgggcggatgttgacgaggagagtcgccgtggcaaGGGCATCCGGCCGAGAATCGCGGGGGCATGGAGGCATGGAACGGAAGGGTGCGGACGCGgtcgttgagggtacgaagcatccgttcggcacggccgttacgtgaagaagtgtatggacacgtgaggcggaagatggtgccgtgggtggcgagaagtgagcgaatggtggtgttgtcgaactccttgccgttgtcggtcCGTAAGGCGTGAATGGGGCGACCAAGGCTGAGTGGAGACGAAcgcgaagaaggcggtgagggtggtggcaacatctgacttacggcgaagtggaaaagtccatacaaaatgcgagtaatcatcaagaatcacaagataataattataaccagagttactcggaaccggcgaggtccatacatcactatgaataagttgaAAGGGAAAAGACGCGACTGTGGAGGACGAACTAAATggaaggcgaacatgtttgcctagacgacatgcttcacaagagtgggcatccgttttattacaagtaaaggagaagccttgcattatttgacgcgagtggcggagctaggatggccaagacgggcgtgccaaaggtcgacaccggcggagagggcgaggggcggccggtggtggtggaggccgcgccaacggggtagagatcgccggggctgtcacatcggtggaggagcatccgggtacgaccatccttgacagaggaaaccaaaagcgtcaaattccacgGTCACAGGGGTTATCACGACGAGAAAGATTTAACGAAACAAGGTTTTTGATCAAGTCGGGAGAAACAAGAACATtatggagagagaggggagtggagGTGGAAGGAAAAGAGACGGAACCGAGTGTGAGTAATGGGAAGGgcatgaccgttgccaacgatgatgcgagaaGAAGTGGAAGCGGGTGTGGAAAAGGAGAGGTTACCGGGATGCGCAGCCATATGCGCGGAAGCGCCGGTGTCCATAAACCGGTCGCCGGCGCCACCATACGCCCCAGCGAGAGGGCGCTGCGGAGGGCGGTCGGGAGCGCGGGATCCCACGGGGTCGCACCCGGAGGGGCGGCGTAGGCCGGGGCAGGCTGGGGCGCCGCGTAGAACGCCTGGTGGGAGGGCTGGACGTGGCCCCATAATGCCCGGGTAggggcgcgcggcacgggcatgggtaggcgtgaacaaccccggtccacgggttgtgaccggcgagtccatggcggaggggcggtgtactTGCGGGGGACGAGCGCGCGGGCGGCGGCATTGGCGCCACCGTTGCCGCCACCGTtgccaccgccacggcgacgaGCGGCCACGGCGGCTACCACCGGGAGGAGCCGGCTGGCCGGTCCGAGGGCGGTCCGGCCGGCCGGGGCGCCGGCAtgcccggtccaggggccggtctggccggcctggtgaccggtcgg includes:
- the LOC124686348 gene encoding metal transporter NRAT1, which gives rise to MEGGSERAEVGREVHHGGVVESGSDTGDHKYSTADGEKDGKFQVQPKWRKFLTHVGPGALVAVGFLDPSNMETDMQAGADFKYELLWVVLVGMIFALFIQTLAANLGVKTGRHLAELCREEYPRFVNTCLWIVAELAVISDDIPEVLGTAFAFNILFKIPVWVGVILTVFSTFLLLGVQRFGARKLEFIIAACMFTMAGCFFGELSYLRPSAGEVAKGMFVPSLRGKGAAANAIALFGAIITPYNLFLHSALVLSRKTPRSDQSIKVACRYFLIECSLAFIVAFLINVAVVVVAGSICSANSLSPADANTCGDLTLQSAPLLLRNVLGRSSSVVYGVALLASGQSTTISCTFAGQVIMEGFLDMKMKNWMRNLITRAIAITPSLIVAIVTGPSGAGKLIILSSMILSFELPFALIPLLKFCNSSKKVGPLKESIYTVVIAWALSAALIVVNTYFLVWTYVDWLGHNHLPRYANALLSIVVFALMAAYLVAVVYLTFRKDTVVTYVPLAERVQGQAEAGKAPAATSSEDDRDQPAPYRKDLADASM